The Episyrphus balteatus chromosome 4, idEpiBalt1.1, whole genome shotgun sequence genome includes a window with the following:
- the LOC129919084 gene encoding zinc finger protein 595, with protein sequence MNVKQEKYTVEDEVVPVVLHEGSYGTYTIQTFQPSQEVAAAVATLEANHLHQIREINGEQQIIHLNEGDCVEIATVSDTTASGQSANVSQIMSDTSYHSDNSAEYSMVPETSRAKTYYCPNCGNCYSAAGSLKLHIRACTREKETNTNDSRKCEICQRTFNSSTYLREHMLRHSGKGPKKCPKCYRKFIDDAKYEAHLETHKLEERIAIEAGSPLNADGAPSEKKIIKEYVCSFCSKNFTVVFDSRHTKRRYACDECREKYSNEEMLKQHKAQLEEKREFRCEKCGRKFVFEGFLQRHIPACDGTIRRRRDRQ encoded by the coding sequence atgaatgtaaaacaagaaaaatacacTGTAGAAGATGAGGTGGTGCCAGTTGTTTTGCACGAGGGCTCCTACGGCACCTACACCATACAAACTTTTCAGCCATCACAAGAAGTTGCCGCTGCAGTGGCAACGCTGGAAGCCAATCACCTTCATCAAATTAGAGAAATTAATGGTGAACAACAAATTATTCATCTCAATGAAGGTGATTGTGTTGAAATTGCAACTGTTTCTGATACAACTGCTTCGGGACAGTCCGCTAATGTGTCGCAAATCATGTCAGACACATCCTACCACAGCGACAACTCAGCCGAATACAGCATGGTCCCCGAAACCAGTCGTGCCAAGACCTACTACTGTCCCAACTGTGGCAATTGCTATAGTGCAGCCGGCAGTTTAAAATTGCACATTCGAGCATGCACTCGCGAGAAGGAAACCAACACAAATGACAGCAGAAAATGTGAGATTTGCCAGAGAACATTCAACTCGAGCACCTATTTGCGAGAACACATGCTACGGCATTCGGGCAAGGGCCCAAAGAAGTGTCCCAAATGCTATCGCAAGTTTATTGACGATGCCAAGTACGAGGCTCATTTGGAGACCCACAAATTAGAAGAAAGAATTGCCATTGAAGCTGGCAGTCCGTTGAATGCAGATGGAGCACCCAGCGAGAAGAAGATCATCAAAGAATATGTATGctctttttgttcaaaaaacttTACAGTTGTCTTCGATTCACGCCACACAAAGAGGCGTTATGCTTGCGATGAATGCAGAGAAAAGTATTCCAATGAAGAAATGCTGAAACAACACAAAGCTCAGTTGGAGGAGAAGCGTGAGTTTCGTTGCGAGAAGTGTGGACGAAAGTTTGTTTTCGAAGGATTTTTGCAGAGGCATATTCCGGCGTGTGATGGAACTATTCGTAGACGACGTGACCGTcagtaa